The Stigmatella aurantiaca DW4/3-1 genome contains the following window.
CAACTGGTGTGTGACGCACCCGTTGTTTGATCTCCTGCTGGGGACCCGCAAGGAGTTCGTGGGCGCCCAACCCCCAGCCCGTCTGGCCAAGGAGCAGGCAGCCGTACCGAGCCCGGTCGACTCGGGAACAATGCATAGCTTGGCATCATGAGGAAGCTGGCGGAGAAGAACCCGGAGAAGCTGGTGGACCTGCTCCAGGAGCGGCTCACGTTCGAGCGCACGAGCGTGAGGCTTTACGACCGTGTCCTGTCGTTGATGGCCTCCTCGGGTGAGGCGCAGGTTCACGCCATGCTGAACACGATGCGGGCGCACCGGGACGAGGAAGCCGAGCACCAGGAGTGGCTGGAGGAGCAGATCCGCGCCCTGGGCGGAGACGTGAACGGAGAGACGGAGCTGTCGCGGCTGGTGACGGCGGAGGCGCAGGGCATCGAGCAGGTCATCCTGGCGCAGGCGCCCCAGCTGCCCCACCTGTTCCACGCGCTGATGGCGGCGGAGCTGGTGGACAACGCGGGGTGGGACTTGCTGGTCTCCCTGGCCGAGGACGCCGACGACGACGAGGCGCTGGACACCTTCGGGCTGCGCCTGGCCGAGGAGGAGGATCACCTCGAGTTCCTCCGGCAGACGCTCACGCGCTACGCGGAGAACCGGGTGCTCGGGGGCGCGCTGCACCTGCCCTCCGAGCTCTGAGCGCGGCCCTTCGCTCAGAACACCACGTCGAGGTAGTCCACCTTGACCTTCAGGCCCGCGCA
Protein-coding sequences here:
- a CDS encoding ferritin-like domain-containing protein, with the translated sequence MRKLAEKNPEKLVDLLQERLTFERTSVRLYDRVLSLMASSGEAQVHAMLNTMRAHRDEEAEHQEWLEEQIRALGGDVNGETELSRLVTAEAQGIEQVILAQAPQLPHLFHALMAAELVDNAGWDLLVSLAEDADDDEALDTFGLRLAEEEDHLEFLRQTLTRYAENRVLGGALHLPSEL